Proteins encoded in a region of the Diabrotica virgifera virgifera chromosome 4, PGI_DIABVI_V3a genome:
- the LOC126883935 gene encoding DNA ligase 1-like: MKKIYHRHKFICSMINLNIFFQIFDKEFKENKEFPQQMLETPKNSSLERATAKSKNSLKIGKSNLTEGAAAKVSKDEEYIKNITEYSRELKEKEHNRHMEIMELQHNRQMRYMRLKHEMEKREHEIKMKVQAELLKHASLKTKLLEAESQNK; the protein is encoded by the exons atgaaaaagatttatcatagaCATAAGTTTATATGCAGTATGATTAacctaaacattttttttcagaTATTTGACAAggaatttaaagaaaataaagaattcCCACAACAAATGTTAGAG ACACCAAAAAACAGTTCATTAGAGAGGGCCACTGCTAAGTCTAAAAATAGCCTGAAG ATAGGAAAAAGTAATTTAACAGAGGGGGCTGCTGCAAAGGTTTCTAAG GATgaagaatacataaaaaatataacagaATATTCGCGTGAGTTAAAAGAAAAAGAGCATAATAGGCATATGGAAATTATGGAACTCCAACACAACAGGCAAATGAGGTACATGAGACTAAAACATGAGATGGAAAAAAGGGAACACGAAATTAAAATGAAGGTTCAAGCGGAACTTTTGAAACATGCTTCATTGAAGACAAAATTGTTGGAGGCAGAatcacaaaataaataa